A stretch of DNA from Candidatus Neomarinimicrobiota bacterium:
AGCTATTTCAGCTTCAAAGATACTATTCATGGATGATCGACCGGTTTCATCTCTCAACCCAGCTTTACCAGAGAGAAGTATTCGGTCGAACTTATGATTTTGGATGGCTTGAGGAAGGATTACAAGAGCTGGGGTTTCATCTTGTCCTGTGTCTCCGTTCCATTGAATCCTTCGAGGCTGCCAGGGAGGAGCGTCTTAAAATTTCTGGGAATCCTTCCCAGTACGATAATCTTGATGTTTTTCACACTGAACAGGATCAATATATTCAACTTGCAAAGGAGTCAATCCTTCCAGTTTATGAGTTGGATATCACTTCAAAAACAATTGGAGCTCAGGCGGATGAAATTGCTGAATGGATGGAGGTTACTGGTGGATTATATGCTTTATAGGTTGAATGGGAGAATCTAAAATATGTATCAAGCTGCAGAGACACGATATGATAAAATGAGTTATCAGAGATGTGGAGCCAGTGGCATTCTTCTGCCCAGGATATCCCTTGGGTTATGGCACAACTTTGGTGAACCCGATGATTATGAAACAGCCCGTGCCATGCTCCGAAGGGCCTTCGATCTGGGTATCACCCATTTTGATTTAGCCAATAATTATGGTCCACCCTATGGAGCGGCCGAGACCACCTTTGGAAAAATATTCAAAGAAGACTTTGCTGGATATCGTGACGAGCTGCTTATTTCCACCAAAGCTGGTTGGGATATGTGGCCAGGTCCATATGGAGATCATGGGAGCAGGAAGTATTTAATTGCCAGTCTTGATCAGAGTCTCAAACGCATGGGCCTGGACTATGTGGATATTTTCTATCACCATCGTCCCGATACACAAACGCCCCTGGAAGAGAGCATGGGGGCTTTGGATCAGATTGTACGATCAGGAAAAGCACTCTATGTGGGCATCTCGTCCTACAATCCAGAGCAAACAAGGCAAGCTGCAAAAATATTAAGAGATCTCGGAACCCCTTGCCTCATCCATCAGCCCAAATACAATATGTTTTACCGTCAGCCAGAACAAGGTCTGTTTGAAGAGCTGAAGAAGAATGGAATGGGTTCCATAGTATTCTCGCCCCTGGCACAAGGTGTTTTAACGGACCGCTATCTGTCTGGATTCCCTGAAGATTCACGAGCAGTTCGGGATGGTCGCTATCTGAAGCCTGATTTTATCAAGGAAGAACAACTCGACAAGGTGCATGCCCTGAAAAAGATCGCGGATAATCGTGGTCAGAATGTGGCTCAATTAGCCATTGCCTGGGTGTTACGTAAGGAGGAGGTGACTTCAGCGTTGATCGGTGCTTCAAAAGTTGCCCAGATTGAGGATGCTGCAGGCGCTCTGAACAATTTGGATTTTACCCCAACAGAACTGGATGAGATTGAAAACATTTTTGGGTAATGGTTGCCTTCAAAAAGCATATCGACT
This window harbors:
- a CDS encoding aldo/keto reductase, translating into MYQAAETRYDKMSYQRCGASGILLPRISLGLWHNFGEPDDYETARAMLRRAFDLGITHFDLANNYGPPYGAAETTFGKIFKEDFAGYRDELLISTKAGWDMWPGPYGDHGSRKYLIASLDQSLKRMGLDYVDIFYHHRPDTQTPLEESMGALDQIVRSGKALYVGISSYNPEQTRQAAKILRDLGTPCLIHQPKYNMFYRQPEQGLFEELKKNGMGSIVFSPLAQGVLTDRYLSGFPEDSRAVRDGRYLKPDFIKEEQLDKVHALKKIADNRGQNVAQLAIAWVLRKEEVTSALIGASKVAQIEDAAGALNNLDFTPTELDEIENIFG